In Cryptomeria japonica chromosome 10, Sugi_1.0, whole genome shotgun sequence, a genomic segment contains:
- the LOC131058817 gene encoding uncharacterized protein LOC131058817, which yields MHNSEKEEEKYENQEKYDYDLGERRSAHLQAKGRINYEKNEFKQVNTPLREIYELDEEEDLKDNPKDEDFQVKDEEKNDNSNKDMEEEEELRNGRSNFESEPEDEEEREDESSKTKTKHDSLLRSPVDPYNSEEDEMVKFSPMSTDHDESYKMKGIQRNKKKKTKRGEYELNEEEDTNQDDTWI from the exons ATGCATAACtcagagaaagaagaggaaaaatatGAGAATCAGGAAAAGTATGACTACGACTTGGGGGAAAGAAGGTCAGCCCATCTTCAGGCTAAAGGGAGAATTAATTATGAGAAAAATGAGTTTAAACAGGTTAATACCCCCCTTCGGGAAATATATGAACTTGATGAGGAAGAGGATTTGAAGGATAACCCTAAAGATGAAGATTTCCAGgtgaaggatgaagagaagaatgataacTCCAATAAGGATATGGAGGAAGAAGAGGAACTACGGAATGGGAGGAGTAATTTTGAAAGTGAACCCGAGGATGAAGAGGAAAGGGAGGATGAGAGTAGTAAAACGAAAACTAAACATGATTCCCTGCTTAGAAGCCCAGTGGACCCTtacaattcagaagaagatgaaatGGTTAAATTCTCTCCCATGTCTACAGATCATGATGAAAGTTATAAGATGAAGGG AATTCAGAGGAATAAAAAGAAGAAGACTAAGAGGGGCGAGTACGAGCTGAATGAGGAGGAGGACACAAACCAGGATGATACATGGATTTAG